The sequence below is a genomic window from Candidatus Gastranaerophilales bacterium.
CTGTGAAGCAAGCGGACAAGACACAACCGTTGGAAGACAGGGAAGAAGACAAGGACAAGGACAAGGTAGCGGTAGGGGCGCTTGTCAAGGTTTAGGTAAGAGTTTTAGACATGGCTG
It includes:
- a CDS encoding DUF5320 domain-containing protein — encoded protein: MPRRNGTGPMGQGARTGRGLGCCEASGQDTTVGRQGRRQGQGQGSGRGACQGLGKSFRHGCNKPDTTTDNNNNNSSQ